The sequence CAGGTCATTTTAATGTTTTTGTCCGTTTTGTTATTCTTCTGGTTATAAATCCTTGCAAATGTTTGTGTTAAAGATGGAAGGTAAGACATACTTATCTTGTCTAGAAGAATTCTATCTGACTTTGGTAATATATCAGAAAGCTGAGTTGTTTTAAAGTACTGCAGCAGACCACTTGTTAAAAGTCTCAATCTATTGTACGTATTGACCTTTGGTCGTTTAGGACATGGGAGTTCAATCTAAATATCTGTTTTAGGATCTACTGCTGTGAACCTCCCGCATGATAAATCTAAATCTTGCTTGCAAATGGCTACaccttttttttaataattcatgATTTGGCTTTTGATGCCTTGTTTTGTGAAGCATGATATTACTTTCCTGTTTCAAACTGATTTAGTTTGTAAGTTGTGATGAAATTTGATATCTAAAATAACTACAAAGTACCATCCCCAAAATCAATTTCCAGTACTTTATATTAAAAGAGTCTTAGAGAAAGTCCTAGAGAGTGTCATCTATCAGCAAAGTTAAGCATGTACTTGAACTCTGCATTTGTGTCTTAAAAGGCATTTTCTGAACGAGTTTCGCTGAGAGCCCCAGGGTAAAAATGCACCGAGGCGTACTAGCGTGGCATAAGTATCGTGCAACATAAGTCCCAATCCTCCGGGCATTCGCTTAGGCGTAAGTTCCAACTTTTTGGGTGTTCATTTGGGGCGTGCGCCCAGATAACATTTCCAAATTGGAACCAAAATTGCTTAATTATCTTTTTTAGTATGATAATACTCAGAAGTTAACTCATAGTAAATTTTCAAACCAGAAGAACTCAAAAGTCAAAAAGCTTTTTCTAATTtcatagagcccgtttggattagctggaAAAAAGTAGCTTTTAAGTGTTGGAGcttattttataaataagcagttacctgtttggataaaagtgctgaagcTTAAAAAAAAGTTGTTAAGTGTTTGGTAAACAAGTGTTGGTAAGCACTTTTTCTGTTAAAAAGACAGAAATATCCTTAAAGTTAACATAATAAAGTAGTTGATTACtacaatttatttaattatgaattaatccaaaaaaaattatattttaatttaattgattacttTAGATAATTTTTATTCAGGCTTAGGTTTGATTGGCCAACCTCAAAACTTAAGTAACTCAAATTCATTAGAGATCTAGCAGCAGCTAGTGGCAACGTTGTTGTCAAATTCAAAGGGTTTGCTATTTATGttctgttttttcttcttttcgcATATGTTCTCTTTTAAAATTTACGGATCTTGCTCTTTCTTTTCCAAAGCTTTCTCTTTGTAtttgagttaactttttgatttaGAGTGGATTTTGGCATGAACACATACCAAAAATGCAGACAAATGAAGATGAAGCAAAGAGGAAGAGGAAAGAAGATGATTGTTGTCTTCATAAGTGTAGAAAAGAGGAGAAACACGaggttttaggattttatttgaCTGAGGGTAAATTTGGTATTATGAAAACTTATAATGGACAAGAAAGTAATATCCTTGGTCAAAACAATATGGCTTTTAAGCCAATTTTGAAAAAGTTGGGTTACCCAACTTATTGGTTTTGCCCTTTTTAAAGCAGATTTTAGCTTTTTTTAAGCCCTTTTTTTGGTTGCCAAACGCTTCCAGAAGTTAAAAATGGCTTAAAAGCTGGTTTGTTTGTTCTCTTTGTTGTTTTGTAACAAATACTTTTTGGCCCTTGGTCTGCAAAGTGCAAACTACAAAGCAAGAGCTTTTTCCTCAACGCTTGCATATttcttctttatgcttcattaagTTTTTTTCCTCTCTTTAATCTATTCTTTCCAAGTTTGTTTTtggttttagaattttttttggtATCACTCTAGTTTACATATTGTTCTGGGGACTCTATTTTATAGAGCCCATCTTTTGTAGTACCTGCAATAGGAAGGACCATCTAAATGGTCAAAAGTCATTTCTACATCCAATTTGCAAAAGGatccttttttctccttttttcagtCCCCAACCAAAAACTTCATTCACTATGAGGGCAGCATCAGTTATCTGTCTTCCCTGAATAAATACGTCCTGATATCCACAAACAAGTTTGCTGATCACTTTCTTCAATCTTTCAGCTAGAGATTTGGCAGCTATATTGTAAATGCTACTAATCAAACTAAGAGGCCTGAAATCCTTCAATTTTACTGCACCTTCTTCCTTTGGTATTAAAGCAATAAATGTGGCATTACAGCTTCTGATCGTCTGCCCGTTCTGATGGAAGATTCAAGTGCTCGCAGAATGCCATTCTTTATTTCTCCATGCCTTTTGATAGAATGCCATAGTAAAGCCATCTGGTCCATATGCTTTATCAGGATTCAGGTGCACTAGAATTGATAATTTCCAGTACCTCTTCTTCTTCAAATGGCCTTTCCAACCAAATTATATTGTGCAGGGTGTTAGAGTGTCTCACATTGGTTGAGGAATGGATTTTTGTTATATTGTTTTGACAATCCTCATCTCATGAGCAACCTTTTGGGATTGAGTTAGGCAATGTCTATTTCCTTTATGGCCTCCTTATCCCTTTTTGACGCCTACTATTTCTCGTATTATGATTTTCTTTTGAACTAAAATCTATCAATGTGGAAGGTTTTGGTCAGACCTTACTTGTAtacaaatattaaaaataaagataTGAAGGGGAGAAACATAATGGCTTTTGCTCATCATACATCAGATTAATTccattacaaaaaaataatatatgatAGAACTATCTAAATGCAAATTCTTTTGCTGGAAAGAGTCCTCATTTTGAAAAGAATTCTAGAAAATTTAACTTTAAGGAGAAAGAATCCTCTCTAGAATAAAGATATTAAGTTTCATGGGACATGGATATGCCTCTTCACATGTGATTTACAGAAAGCATAAAGCGACTTCGTTTACAAAAGATACTATATTTTGAGGGATATTCCCTTCAAATTAAAAACTTCTCTTGTTACCTTAGAATTTTCCGAAGGTACCTAGACATATTTTATCTGAATCTAATTGTGACGATAATATACCTGTTATTGCACTCTGTTTGTCTAATGATCAATGCATCAGCATTGATGTGTTTTAGCTCTAAGAAGTGTTAAAATTTGATACATCCTCCTATAGTAGATCACTTTCCTTGTTCGTATTAACTTTTGTTTTTTCCCCTCTCTTGATGTGCAGGAAGGCTACTAACTGCCCTTATATGTGAATATTTGGATTGGGCTCAATTAAACCATTCACTTAAAGTTTATTTGCCAGAGTGTAATTTGGTAATCATGTACGGGATTCTCCCGAGCAAATATATACTGTTCTTTGCAAAATCTTGTCAGTATCTTGTTCTACTTATGAAGGACCCGTTATGTGATTGTGTAGCCAAAGGATTCGTGGAAATCTGAGCTAAAAGAATTTAGCAGCAAGAATGGATATGATCTTAACAGGAATGGTGATAGCGCTCCCTTGCTTTTGGATGTTCTTGAAGGATTCTTGAAATATGAGGTTGGGTAAAATCTTTTAGTTTAGATGTCAATATAGTCCGATCaaatgattattattattattattattttgtttgatatgtgtaattttttttaaatatagtaTTTGCAAATAACAGTTTCCTGTACTATTTCTTAGCTGCGACTTCCTCTCTATACACAATTCCGTTTTTGTGGGTTGTGCTGTAATAAGAAAGATCTTGCTATGACCATACCGATTCTCTCAAAATGTGGGTAAATATGGAAGTCTGCGGTTAGGAATTATAGCAAGTATTGTtactaaaatttattttttttgcagAATTTATCTCAAGCAATGGGGGCTGGAAGGAGATTTACTGCACCAGATGCTGGATCTCTTTCCAATACTGAAGCTAGGAACATTAGGAAGCCTTCTTCATCTTCAGTTGCTGGAGGCTTACCTCCATTGGGAAGGTTAACATATAAAACATTATCACTTCTTCTCTTACCCTCTCATTTGATTTAAATTTGACTTGGTACCATTTTACACCACAGGTCAGGTCCTGCTGCCCAGTCATCTGGTAAGTAGTCTAGCTGATCTTTTTTTTTCCCCCTTTTCTTTTCCTGTTGGTAATTAATTCCCAGATAAGTGCATGAATTTCTGATCTTGTTGAGATTCTAGACAGAAGGGCAGGTTCATCTATATCTGGATATAGGAAAGATGAATACAACTGGAGATACGAAAATGATGAGCTTCCGCAGGATGTAATGCTTGCCTCATCTGCCTTAGAAAACCTTCAATTGGACAGAAAAGCTTGGAACCTTACCTCTTCATGGCGGTCAGGCTTTAAACTCTCAGTGGGATTTAATTACAGTTTTGgttttaatataattatctattGGCGTGAGTGCAAAAGAATTCGTATGTTTTAAGATCTGGCTTGGAGGGTACTTCAACTTATCAAAAAAATTCTGGCTTGGAGGGTAATCTTTAGAAGAAAGGCAACCTTATCGCTTCTATTAAGGAGTGTTAGTAATGTGCTTATTGTGAAATTCATTTAGAGCTTAAACTTCAGAAGAGTCAGATTGTGGTGTAGGTTTTATGCTACTTTTCGTTCTTTTGATGGGAGGGCTTATGCTACTTATTTATAGACATTTCCGTGATGAATGGGACGATGTCAATGTAAAAGCAGCTTAAATATGATGTCAGCATGGCCTCTGTTTTCGGGGGTGGGGGTGTAGGCATTACCAAACAGGTTCTTAATTGTACTCCATAATTGGTGTGCAACCTGACAGCGTAGCAGCATGTGGTCCATAGCTTTACCCAACCTCTTAAACGTAGCACCTGTTAGGCTGTTAATATGAGTCATCTTCCTTTTCCTCAAATTCTCAGCAAAAGATAGCCCCCCATATTGCCAACCAACGGAAGCACTTTTTCTAGGCTCCCGTGGACTCGTACTGAGGCATGACAAAAAGCCAGGTCGTCCAGCCTCAGTTATATGTAATAAAAATCCTTAACTGTGAAAAATTCCTTTGCTTTGTCCTTGCTTTCGAAAGATTGAACCGTCGGTGAGATTCTGCTTATAAAGTATCTAAACTAAGTCCTGAAATTCGTCAACTTCCCAATCCAGTAAGTTCCTCCTCAACTTCAAAACATATCCTCACTCTGCATTATGTTTGGAAGTATACTAGATAAAGTGCTCATTATCAGTTTTCCTTCCCTCAGCAGGGTGGTAAAGCAAGAGCTATTATCAATCAGTGTTTCCTTCGCTCTTTGGATTAGTATCTCTCTGCCACCTTGCTGACCTTTTCTCCTCTCTTTCAGTTATCAAATTCTAGAATTCACATATCTTGTGGGAGAAATACAATGGTTGATCCAAGTACATCGCCGGAGTGACCCAATCTTGCATTGGAATACCACCTTAGCCTGCGATTGCAGCGTGTGCTGTAACGCTGTATGGAGTGACTTTGTTAGAATTGATCATATCTTTGTGTAGAAAGGTCCAAATGACAACCATTCTGATCTGTTGAAAACTAAAATCCCAGCACAATTTTGCTTTGTAGCACCATGCCCATATTCCTTGTACAATTAAGAGGTTGTGACCTTTTGAGATAGAGTCATGTTCACTTGCTAGAAATTGTAGCTGTTGCCTAAGTTTTCATCACCTTTGGCCTTAACCAGTATTGTTCTTTGTCAGTTGACTTTAAATCCATGTGCTTTCAAGCTTCTTCAAGTTCTACCTTGGCTTGTAAAATAACTTGTATTGATTGCACCGAGTTTCTTGTCAATATACCATGATCAAATGTGATAAAAAGCATTAGCCCTTGTCGCGCTCTCTCGGTGTGTGTGTGTACAGTAAAAAGGTTGTTCTGTACTTCTGTTATACTTAAAAGTTAAGAAGTTGTACATTGATATAAATGACATTGACAATTTAACCCAcccacccccccacccccccacccaaaaaaaaaaaaacaaaaaaacattgCCTTGAAAAGTGCTCCCATTTTATTAGACCTAGTAGAAGTTTTTGTTACATGAGCAGAGGGAATTTGTTCAATTACCACTGTGATAAGTGATGACCAAGAAAATCTGCTGAAGTTCTTGAAAAACTTGCATACTCTAGTTTTTCCACCTTCGAGTTCACTGCCGATACTTTCTCACCTTGtcaccccttttttttttttttgatgaccgAGAAATCCGTTTGGGGCCGATCCTTTGGACCAACCGCAGCCttcgaaactcggtggataatgggccCGCCCCTCTCTCACCTTGTCACCCCTTTTCCATAATAAGGTTTTGTCTCTCCATTTGTCAGGCATTGCATAGTTGACCTTCAAGTTCTACCTTGGCTTgtaaaataacttttattgactGCACCAAGGTTCCTATCAATATACCAATGGTCGAATGGGATAAAAAGCGTTAGCCCTTGTTACTATGTATGTCTCCCTTGTCACTGTTTCTTCCACCCTCTGTGTGTGCGCgcgcaacaacaacaacaacatacccagtataatcccacatgtGTGTGGGTGGGTGCGCGCACACGTATGGTAAAAATGTCGGTCTGTTATAGTTAAGAACAGGTTGTACGTCATTATAAATTTCATTTCCAATTAATCTAAAAAAAGCACATTGCATCGTTCAAAAGTGCTCCCATGCTATTAGATTGAGTAGAAAATTTTGTTACATAGTGATAAACGATGACCAAGAACTGATGATAAGCTgctgattttcttgaaaaaaattGCATACTCTAGTTTTTCCTTTTATTGATGTCTGTCGTTTGTCATACTTCCTAAACTGCTTTCCAGCAAATGAAGCGGTATCTCAACTTGTGCTGAATCGGATTGCAGGCACAGAGGTGATGACATGTCTGAGGATGATAGCAGGGGAGAATAGATGAGATGTGTGGTCTCCAAATCACCGAGATGGGAATTGATGATGTCCTTCTAACTTAGAAATGCAATGTTCTGATGTATGCTGTGTATGATTTAAATACTATATTGCTTGTAGTAATTGGTGTGAGcttctcattttcttttcttttttcttgtatCATTTATCATTTCCCCCCTGTTTTACGAAATCCCTCTGTGGCTAAGCAGCCGTGCTTAAAGAATTTTTCTTATCATATGACGGTTGCTCTTGAGTTGGATGCCATGCGTGATTACTAGAAGCTGTTTCTCTGTGGTATTACTGTTTGCAGCAAGTCAGCAACTAATATGACCTTTATTTGTAGCCCTTCATTTGACTCGTTGACAGTAGGGAGACTGAAATTCAGTTCCTGAGCAGGCTTATAAACAGTGtaaaattttactttaaaaaattcatttttgcTAAAACTGAAAGTAACCGATTTTCGAGTGTTGCTTGTTCAAATAACTGGTAGAtgttcttttcttgttctttaaCGAAAGGCTGGGAATGGTAGCGTTGATTTCGAATCCAACTATAACGACTGCTAATTCTTGTCCAACTTTTTATTCTGTGCTATTTCGGAGTAGAAATGTTTCTAAGGGTTGCAGTTGTTGGACGAATATTTGATGCATCTAATGTTGTAAAAACAAGCGCGAAATGGGATGAAATCTAGTGAGTTTTTAACTTTAGATTAACATATCAGTGATAAATGTAAATGTAATAAGGAATCAATTTTATATTGGCCTCAATATGAAAATTTAATTGTTTCGTTTTACATTTAGCTCCAGTATACACAAATATGATTAGTTAATCAAAGgaagcaacaacaaacctagtagTATCCcgcaagtggggtctgaggagggtaagatgtacgcagtTTTACCCCTACTCTTGGAAGGACagaaaggttgtttccgataaaccctcggctagagaacgattgaaaaagaaaaggtaattACAACAAGTAGGAATAATAGCAAGATGAAATAAGATTGAATCCAAGACTGAAGTCAAACTCTAGGTGGTAATAGCCATCTATGGATAAAAgatatcatactaacactaatgctaACGAACTGAGCAAGAGAAAGAGAAATGCTCGACTACCTacgaaccttctaccctaatctttgacCTACACACCCTCCTGTCTGgggccatgtcctcagtcagCTCCAGCTGCGCCATGTCCCACCTAATAACCTCTCCCCAAGACTTtttaggcctacctctacccctcctGCTACCCGTTGAGGCTAACCGCTCGTACCTTCTAACTGGGGCTTCTatacttctcctcttaacatgcctgAACTATTTCAACCTCGcctcccgcatcttatcctccataggggccactcccaccttttcctgaataacttcattcctaatcttatccaaccaGGTATGctcacacatccacctcaacatcctcatctcagctACTTTTAGATTCTGGGTATGA is a genomic window of Nicotiana tabacum cultivar K326 chromosome 16, ASM71507v2, whole genome shotgun sequence containing:
- the LOC107762423 gene encoding protein TONNEAU 1a, with amino-acid sequence MDDYTREMMDLKTLVTRTLEKKGVLAKIRAELRASVFEAIEEEDKVIEKDEGLPPALLGSCNDQAKHLHNSPSGRLLTALICEYLDWAQLNHSLKVYLPECNLPKDSWKSELKEFSSKNGYDLNRNGDSAPLLLDVLEGFLKYENLSQAMGAGRRFTAPDAGSLSNTEARNIRKPSSSSVAGGLPPLGRSGPAAQSSDRRAGSSISGYRKDEYNWRYENDELPQDVMLASSALENLQLDRKAWNLTSSWRHRGDDMSEDDSRGE